The following are encoded together in the Rana temporaria chromosome 12, aRanTem1.1, whole genome shotgun sequence genome:
- the LOC120919519 gene encoding keratin, type I cytoskeletal 19-like, translating to MSHSNIHSSSRSLIDLCHSGGHKASSHISSLHHGGVHTVHRKSSSFSHHGGHYKSPSVHGKATRVSFSSHSSSGHKHGLGSGHGGHDHGHGHGSNISVSGGHHQWKNVGLLSINEKETMQHLNQRLSTYLEKVHSLEQENAQLERKITEWYANNAPSTLPDSSHYFRTIQELQNQVLTANVGNAQIILQIDNAQLAADDLKSKYEMELSLRNSVEADVSGLRKALEDLNMQSQDLEIQVRCLQEELLQLKKNHEEDVNSLRAQLGARVNVEVEAAPSIDLNQALSEVRQQYENLMDRNLREVESIFLARSAELNSEMSSGSEQLQTVSNELIDLKRTIQTLEIELQSQLSMKSALECTLAETEATFGSQLNQLQTMIDNVESQLGQVRSDLERQNYEYKILMDQKTHLEMEIATYKNLLDGHDIHVPLHHGTEHKEKSHHSKC from the exons ATGAGCCACAGCAACATTCACTCATCGTCCAGATCTCTTATTGATCTTTGCCATTCTGGTGGTCATAAGGCTTCTAGCCACATTTCTTCACTCCATCATGGAGGTGTGCACACAGTACACCGCAAAAGCTCCTCCTTTTCCCACCATGGTGGTCACTACAAATCACCTAGTGTTCATGGAAAAGCCACCAGGGTCTCCTTTTCCAGCCACTCTTCCTCTGGCCATAAACATGGATTAGGAAGTGGGCATGGTGGCCATGACCATGGTCATGGTCATGGAAGCAACATATCAGTCTCTGGAGGACACCATCAGTGGAAGAATGTTGGTCTCCTAAGCATCAATGAGAAGGAGACCATGCAACATCTTAATCAGCGATTGTCAACCTATTTGGAAAAGGTTCATTCTCTAGAACAAGAAAATGCCCAGCTTGAGAGAAAAATAACTGAGTGGTATGCCAACAATGCCCCCAGTACATTGCCCGACTCCAGCCATTACTTCAGGACTATACAAGAACTGCAgaatcag gttttaaCAGCCAATGTGGGCAATGCCCAAATTATCTTGCAAATAGACAATGCACAGCTAGCTGCAGATGACTTAAAAAGCAA ATATGAGATGGAGCTCAGTTTGAGAAACAGTGTTGAAGCAGATGTTTCTGGCCTTCGAAAAGCCCTTGAAGATCTCAACATGCAAAGCCAAGACTTAGAGATACAAGTTCGTTGCCTCCAAGAGGAACTTCTCCAATTAAAGAAAAACCATGAAGAg GATGTGAACTCTCTGAGAGCACAACTTGGTGCGAGAGTCAATGTGGAGGTAGAGGCCGCTCCATCTATAGATCTAAACCAAGCCTTATCTGAAGTCAGACAGCAATACGAGAACCTTATGGACAGGAACCTGAGAGAAGTTGAAAGCATTTTCTTGGCAAGG AGTGCAGAGCTCAACAGTGAGATGTCTTCCGGTAGCGAACAGCTGCAGACAGTTAGTAATGAGCTTATTGACTTGAAACGTACCATACAGACTCTGGAGATTGAGCTGCAGAGCCAACTGAGTATG AAATCAGCCCTGGAGTGCACGTTAGCTGAGACAGAAGCAACATTTGGTTCTCAATTAAACCAGCTACAAACAATGATCGATAATGTGGAGTCCCAGCTTGGCCAGGTCCGATCAGACCTTGAACGCCAGAATTATGAGTACAAGATTCTCATGGACCAGAAGACCCACCTGGAGATGGAGATCGCTACATACAAAAATCTGCTGGATGGGCATGACATCCA TGTTCCACTTCATCATGGTACAGAACATAAAGAAA AATCACACCACAGCAAGTGTTAA